CGTTGTAATTTTAGGAGGTTTTCTGGAGGTGCGCTTTCTTGTGGGTCTACCGGCATATGGCCGCCGGATTGCAGGAAAAGTGGCAGCCCACATGTTTTCCGAAATTATTCCCCAGATTATCCATAATTCCCTTTATTTTCAGCAAAACCCTCAAAACAAATTATACCGTCATATCGAAACAATAGAAGATGCCGATTATATTCGGGCGAAGCTGCCGGAATTCAATCTGGTTGCATTTGTCGCAGACAAGGCGATACTTCCCAGGGCCAGCGGCATCGACCAGAGACCTCTTCGCGCTGATCATGTCGTCTCTTTTGAATCCTGTCAATCTTTGCGTGTGAGCATGGACTTGCCAAATCATGGAACAATTACCGGCATGGGTATTCCGAAAGGAGTTACCTTGATTGTAGGCGGAGGATATCATGGAAAATCCACGTTGCTCAATGCGCTGGAGCATGGAGTATATAATCACATACCGGACGACGGACGCGAGTTTGTGATAACCAGCGCCGATGCGGTAAAAATCAGGGCTGAAGACGGGCGCAGTATTCAAAACCTGAATATCTCTCCCTTTATTTCCAATCTGCCGTTTGCGCAGGATACCGTAGCATTTTCAACGCTTAACGCCAGCGGCAGCACCTCTCAGGCTGCCAATATTTTAGAGGCTGTAGAAATTGGGGCGAGTACACTGCTTTTGGATGAGGATACGCTGGCCACAAATTTCATGATCCGAGACAAACGCATGAAGGCATTGATAGCGAGGGAAAAGGAGCCCATCGTACCATTTATTGATCACATACGCGGTATGTATGAAAAGAATGGCATTTCCACCATATTGGTAATGGGTGGTTGCGGAGATTATTTTGATTTCGCTGACGTGGTTATCGGTATGATTGAATATCGCCCTCACGATTTGACTGAGCAGGCCCGGCACATAGTAAAAACAAATCCACTTTTAATGGAACTCCATGCCCCGCCTCTTCCGGAGATTTCCCGCGTTCCCCTGGCTCATTCGCTGGATGCATCAAAGGGGAAAAAACCGGCCAGCATTAAATCGGAAGGGACATACCTTCTCTTCTATGGTATTCACAGGATACAGGTAGACGCGCTGGAACAACTTGTACACCCCAGTCAATTGAGGGCTATTGGCTATGCCATCTACTACGCCCGGAAATATATTGACGGCAAACGGAATATGCATGAAATATGCGCACAGGTATTGGCGAAGATTACAGAAAAAGGGTTGGATTGCCTTGCCATTCAGGAACCGAGGGGCGATTTTGCCGAATTCAGAAGTTACGAACTGGCTGCAACGCTAAACCGTTTTCGCAAATTAAGAATCAAGTAACGAAGACAGGACAAGCCTAAAAACCTCATCAGTTTATTACGCATGCCTACCAACCTCGATATATTCGAATGTCAGTCGTGAAGTTTCTGTGAAGGTTGTGACGCATTTTCACCAACAATTTCAATGGCGCGGACAACCGCAAAAAAACCGTTGGCGATCGCCATCCCATTTATCGAGCGATTTTCCCGGAAAAATTCCGCGGTCGTGCTGGGAACAGGTGATAGTCGGGTGTGAACTTCTCGTTCATATTGCGGTAGTGCGATTTACACTGCCTCATCCCCGAAATATCAGGTTAGTTCTTATGTTGTCCGTAAGTCTGCTGCTCTGCCAATAATTTCAGTCAGCTCATTTTGCATCCCACAGCAGATAATCAAACCGGGCATTTTATTATCGTTAAATTAGATAAGGATGTTTATATTGCGATCCTGTTTTAATTCATCGCGAAGAATGAAACGGGAAATTGAAGAATATCTTTTAAACAAACCTTGTCTTCTTTCATAAAGATAAGGCCTCATTAAGCACTTCTTCCGTTATTAATTTATTCAGACCTTTTTCTGTAACAACCTCAACCTGTTTACCAAGTAATTCTTCCAAGTCGGCAATTAATCCACCTGGAAACCAAGGACTCCTCTTTTCGTTTGTCTTTACCAGTATGTCAACATCGCTTTCTTCTTTATCTTCCCCTCCAGAAACGGAACCGAATAACCTGATATCACAAGCGCCATGCCTTGCTGCAATTTGGTTTATTTCATGACTTTTTTCCAGGAGGCTGTCTTTTATTGACATGATGTACTCTCCTTTTGGAATACTGCTGTCGAGGCGAGAGATAATCTCCGCAAAGCGACGCAATTAACGCTTTGCATAAGCAACCACCACCTGTACATAATGCTTTAAAGAGAGGCTTTAAGCGGCAGTTTCAATAAGTATTAAACCGCATGGTTATTGGTGGTTGGTTTCATGCGCTTGTTATGTGGACTCGTGAACTGTTTCATAAATACTTACTTCTTTTTCAAGTCGCTTTGAAAGTTTATCTTCTTCAATGTCCAGGTCGTAATCCATTTGCAAACCAAGCCAAAACTGTGGGGACATTTTGAAATAATACGCTAGGCGAAGTGCTGTATCGGCTGTAACTCTGCGTTTTCCGTGTGCTATTTCATTGATTCTGCGTGGAGGAACACCAATATCATTGGCTAGTTGGTTTTGACTTAACCCCATTGGTTTCAGAAATTCTTCCAAAAGTATTTCTCCAGGATGGATTGGTTTTATTTTTTCTGTGCTCATCATACAACCTCCCAATGATAATCAGTTATTTTCAACATTTCTTGCGTCACCATCAGACCATTTAAAACAAACTCTCCATTGATCACTTATTCGAATACTATGTTGTCCTTTTCTATTACCATGCAATGCTTCAAGGTGATTTGATGGTGGAACCTTCAAGTCATTTAAATTTTTAGCTCTATTCAGCATTCTTAGTTTTCGTAATGCAATTCGTTGAATGTCGTGGGGAAGTTCGCGTGAAAAAAAAAACGATTGAATATTTTCTCTGTTTCTGTGCATTTAAACGACTTTATCATGTAAGAAGCATAAACCACTATAACGCGTAACGTAAAGCGTTAAGTGCTGCTGTCCGTTCAAGAACACATAACGACGGTACAGCTATTTGTTCTGTTTTTGCTACTGAATAACATGAACTTTCAAATCTTCTAATAAACATAGAGGTAAGAGAAAGGTGGTCTAAGCATAACATTAAGTATTTACTAAAAAAATACGTACTTTTCCCCTTTGTACGGTAAAAATACACTTCCCTATAGAATAAATCAAGATCGAAATTACCCTTCTCCGGGAGGCGAATAAATGAGGGGCAGTAACATTTCCCTCCTCACCATCTGGCCATTTCCACTATAAGGGCATATTCGCGGGTCAGTCCCGGTAAGCCTGGCTAAGGAAACCATATGTCCCAGGTAGGCCTTGATCGTCCTGGGGCTGAAATTTCTCAAGTCCATCTCCTCCACCATTTGCTCCCCTAGCTCCCCATACTCTTTCTCCTTTCGCTTTAACAAAATTACTCAAATAATCCAAAACTAAAAGTAAGTTACGTAGGGGAATTACTCATTGTCCAGCAAATAATGGAAATTTTCAGGGGGGGGAAATCTTGAAATGCTTGTTTTCAAAGAACGGACAATCGAATCTTTACTCTATGAAATGCTACCGCGAAGCGGTTTCGTTCAACATGAATTAGCAGTACTAATAGCCGTCTTATTTTACGGCTGTTAGTACACATGATACCTTTACTGGAGACTTATTATACGGCCAATTGGGCATAGAATCAGCAAAGTTTATTGAACGTTTTCCGGTAGTGTAAGTAATTGCCAAAAAATGTCAAGTTTTTTTATGTGTGAGCACGTTGCTGTTAAAAAAACCTCTTCTTGTACAAAAAAATCTTCAGGATTCGTTGCAAACAGGCTTCCATCAGCTCTATTCAGGGAAGCTGCATCTATTGTGCAAAAAGGTCTCACCAGCCCACAGGATATAGACAGGGTAATGAAAGACAGCTTTAGACGCCGCTATGCTGCTGCCGTCATTTTTGAACTGGCAGATATTGCGGGATTAGAGGTAGGAGTGGAAATGGCAAATCAGATATTTTCTGATCTTAAATCTTCTCCAGAACCACCTCAATTGCTTCAGGAAAAAATTGAAAGAGGTGAGCTCGGAATAAAAACGGGGAAGGGTTTTTATCACTGGACTTCTGAATCTGCTCAGGCACTGAAACAGAAAATCGCGGCAGCCCTGATTAAAATACTCAAACAGTACTGTATCATACGCGAAGACACTCATGCGAACAGTTCAGTACTAAAACAAGATTATCCTGTCCTTTTGTTTTTCTCCCATTTTTGAATAGCTCGTATTCTCTCCAATACCGGGGGATGCGAATAATGAAAAGCCGCATAGAGGGGATGTGGATGAAGGTTTGAGAGATTATCCCTGGAAAGCTTTACCAGGGTACTTATCATACTTCTGCTGTCCCCTGTTATTTCGTTTGAAAAAAGATCGGCTGCAAATTCATTCCTTCTGGAAAAATAGTTCTTGAGGGGGCTGAAGGGGTAGGATACAATGGAGCCCAAAAAACTAATGATAACAACCTTTGCAAGAAAGGTACTCTCTTTCACGTGGAAAAGGTCAATCAGAAAATCATTTTGGAGTAGCTTGTGGACGACAAACATCACAAACAATGCGATTATTTCTGAAGCAATAAGATGCTTCAGGAGGTGCCGCTTTTTCCAGTGACCTGCCTCGTGTGCAAGTACCGATAAAATTTCACCACTGTTCATGGTATCAACCAGGGTATCATAGAGGACAATCCGCTTCACCTTTCCTATACCGGTAAAATATGCATTCGTATGTTTCGTCCTTCTTGATGCATCCATCTGAAAAACCTGTTTCACCTTTATACCCACCTTCTTCATGATATTTTGTATACCTGCCTTGAGTGTTTCATCTTCTATCGGGGTAAACTTATTAAAAATTGGGGCTATTACATAGGGGAAAAGATACATAATGATTATACTGAAGGCAAAAAAGAAACACCAAACCCAGAACCACCACAGATGAGGACTTTTTTGAACGATGAAAAGTCCTGCCGATATAACTATTGCCGTCAAGATAGTGGATACCATGAGTGATTTTATGAAATCAGTTATCCATAATTTTAGCGTTGTCGTGGTAAATCCATATGTGTTTTCTATTTTAAAGGTGTGGTAGAGCTTAAATGGAATAGTCAAAAAGGTGTCCGCATAAAGCAAAAACAAAAAGAACAACAACCCTGATAAGACAAAAGGCATTTGAAGAGAAACTACCCATGAATTATACCAAGCAAACAGATTGCCGAAGAGAAATATCAAAAGAATGCTACTTTGAAAGAGAGATAAAAGAACCTCATATTTTGTATTCTCAATAACGTAGTCCCGTGTTTTTCTGAGAAGCGCTTGATCAATGGACCCTTCAAATTCTGGAGGAATGAAGGTTCCCTGTTTTTTCAGGCGAGAAAGATTAAGATATTTCAGCCAATAATCCGAAAGTATCACAAAAAGATACGCAAAAAAAATGGCGCCGAGCATTTCTTCATAACCTCTCATTCAATTAATATATCTCTATCTGAAATAAGACTTGCTTTTACCTGGTGTGTGAACAAATACTGGTTTCTATCATTTCATGCGTGGAGAGTAATAATAGTTTTACCTGTTTTTGATCAAACATTACCTAAATAAAACGTTATCATAACAAAAAATTCCAATGAATCACTGTTCAAATAAAAATTCATGGAATAAAGATCGGGGAAAAACGGAGAAAGAAATATTTCGCCGTATATATTGTGATAATACTGTATTTTGAAATTCATAATCATTAAATTAAATAAGGTAATATTTACCGGACCATTCCATGGGAAAAGTAAAACAACTTAAAATTCTTGCATTAGAGCCATACTACGGAGGCAGCCACAAGGCCTTTCTGGATGGATGGATCAAATTCAGCCAACACCAATGGACTCTCCTGAATTTACCCCCGAGAAAATGGAAATGGCGCATGCGCCACTCAGCTATCACTTTAACTAATCAGACTGCTGAAATAATCAGGTCAGGAAGAGATTGGGATGTGCTTTTTTGCTCTGACATGTTAAATCTGGCGGAATACAAAGGCCTTGCCCATACAAGAGTGCAAAAAATTCCTTCTATTGCATATTTTCACGAAAACCAATTGACGTATCCCATCATACACAAGCAGACCATGGATTACCATTACGTCTTTACCAACATGACGACCGCCCTGGCAGCAACCGAGGTATGGTTTAACTCCTCATTCCATCGTGAAACCTTTTTCTGCGCGTTGCAAGCTTTCCTGAAACGCATGCCTGATTTTCGTCCCCTTGAGTCCGTTGAAAACATTCGCAGTAAATCAAAGATATGTTACCCAGGCATACATCAATTCCCGAAAAGAAAAGGGCGACACCCAGGTCCCATGCGTATTACATGGGCAGCACGATGGGAATATGACAAAAATCCTGAACTTCTCTTCAACGCTTTAAGAATCTTAAAATGGAGAAATATTGATTTCCGGTTGAGTGTTATTGGAGAGCAATTTAGGCAAATTCCTGATGTATTTCACTCTGCCAAACAGGAATTCTCATGTTTTATTGATCGTTGGGGATATCAACAATGTAGGAATGATTACGAATCGGCTCTTTTAGAAGCGGACGTGTTTGTGTCGACTGCAGAGCATGAATTCTTCGGTATCAGCGTATTGGAAGCCTCTGCGGCAGGTGCTTTCCCTATCGTTCCCAAAAAACTGGCTTATCCGGAAACATTGGAACATGATAATGGAAACGAAGATTTTTATTTTGACGGAAGTGTAAATCAATTGGCGGACAGGCTTACTCAGTTAGCAAAAAGGATCCGGAATAACACCTTGTGGAATGGTGATCCGACACGCGCCATCCGTATAGCGGAAAAATTTTACTGGCAACCCACTGCACGCAGGCTGGACCGTTCTCTCTATACCGTATTTTCTCAACGCGAAGAAGATCATTAAGTGATTCCTGTATGCAGGAGGGGGGCGTTTACCTGACATTTTTCCAGGTTGACGGCGAAAGTGTAACTTCTTCTCCTGTCATGGAAGTTAGTCCGGGATCGCATACTTTATATGCCTCTTGTTCCAACCCCGATACGATTTCTCCTGACTGTCTAAAGGGAAATTTTACCGTAACAGCCAAGGAAAATGGCGTGTATGTTATTGTTTGCTCAGGGAAAACAAATGCAAAAGTAGTGGAGCTGCCTATGAAATACTACCCGGAGGCGTTATCCATTGCAGGGGTTGACTGGGCAATAGACTTGTTTGATGGACCAAGGAATGGTTTTTCTACCAAAATAGTAGGAGGACACGAAAAATACGTCGGGGAATTCAAAGATGGAAAGCCAATACCAGGAAAGGTGAAATGTATACACCCTGACGGCACAGTCGAAGATTTTTAACGCAGCGATAGGCCGGGCAAAAACCCACAATGAGCGTGGAATGAATCGAATGAGTGCCAATAGCAGAGTATTAATGTATGATGATTCGTAAAGGAAGCCGGCCTCTTGTAAGTTTTTTACAAAAAATAAATCAACAGGAAGGCCAAAAGGGTAAGAACAGACACAATACCAATAAAATATTTTCGGTAAAATAGAGGTGTTGCTCTTTCCTGGATAGGTTCTTCAGATTCAGGGAGATCAAGGCCATCATACAAAGTATCCTCAGACCACCCCGTATTTTTATCTGAACCACACTCAGGGCAAGCTGTCGCCTTGCGTGGCACTTCAGCATCACAATTTGGACAAATAAAATAATCTGACACGCCCCACCTCTTCAGAAAACGAACGCAAAGCTGTATTCAATTCGCAACGCTATATTTCATAGTAAATATTTCATTTGTAACAGGAATTACTTTTCACTTACTTTATATGCTTCCTGTACGACAAGAGTATCAAAATAGGTGTATGAATCTGATTTTGTCCATAGACCAATACTTCCGCTGTCAAAGGTGTCATCCATTATTTCCATGATTTTTGTGTTCTCATAAAAACAAGCAAGCCTGTTCCCATCATATAAAACCTTTAACAGGTGCCATTCATTTGCCGTTACAGGAGTATTCTTGCTTCCGATCTGAATTCTCTTTCCGTTTACAACCTTATACAGTCGGACGTTATTCTCCAGGGCGTTGGCTCTGAGCACATAATAATTATTTTCATCCTTGTATCTGAATACCAATCCGCCGGATTGGTCTACCTGTCCGTCTATTGCTCTAAACCACACCCATGCTGTTGCGTCTTTATAGTCCACATCATCCAATATCAACAGAGGAAAACGGTAGTCCGTCTTATCATGCTTAACCTGGACCACCACATTATCATTCGTGGGAGCATGTTCTATTTTCATTACAAACCATCTCCCGGGATTTCCTTTTCCGGTGAGGGCGCTTTTAAATCCTCTCGGGAAATCACCATCCTTATCCCAATCAAAATTACATTCCTTTTTTTCTCCCAGAATTTCAGAAACGGTTACCGGAGCTCCTTGTTGCGCAAACCCTTGACGGGAAATTACTATGCAGAATAAACACATGATAATTACGAAAAACACATTTCTCATACGTAGAACCTCGCTTTATAGACAAATGATAGTAATGAAATAAATGATACTTTTATACGACCGAACTGATCGTTACGTGGGATGAACAATTATGCCGTTTTTTTCCTGTATACCCTGAAGATTAATTCAAACATCCAGAAAATTGCATCGCGCATAGCAGTAGCATACCATATGATGACAAAATCCCAAATAGTTTTTCTTTTTCAGCGGACAATACACCATGAAAAATTAAAATTTGTTTTTACATCTCCAGGATGAGGGCTATAATGGAAACAAACTATCAGGAAGGGCACGGGGAAAAGCCGCTACTTTAATTTATCGTTTTAAATCCATTATGCAAAAGGTAGATTTATCCGTTACTTTATGCAGTATCCCGTTAAGAAATCCGACCATACTGGCTTCTGGTATACTGGGCACTACCAGGGCATTACTGAAGAGAGTGGCGGAAAACGGCGCGGGCGCCCTAACAATTAAATCCATCAGTACAGAACCAAGGGAAGGACACAACAATCCCACGGTTATCACCTTTGAGGCAGGCATGTTGAATGCCGTTGGTTATTCAAATCCGGGAATGCATGCAGCTGCCAGAGAATTTTCAGACCTTCAGGAAATTGGTGTGCCGGTAATTGCGAGTGTTATCGGCACTGAACATGAGGATTTTATGCGGGTGGTTGAAGGGCTTTCCAAAATTCAGTTTTCAGCCATTGAAATACCCCTGTCCTGCCCTCATACTCCAGGATTTGGCCTTCTTTCAGGCCAGGGAACGCCAGAGTCTACCTTCAAAATAACCTCTCTGGTACGAAAGGCAACAAAATTACCCATCTTTGTAAAACTTTCTCCCAATTCCCCGGAATTATGTACCGCCGCAAAAGCGGCGGAAGATGCCGGCGCAGATGCCATCACAGCAGTCAATTCTATGGGCCCTGGTATGGCTATTAACATTGACGCACAAAGACCTGTTCTAGGTTTTAAGGTAGGTGGCGTTACGGGAGATGCCTTAAGACCCATTGCCGTACGTTGTGTGTATGATTTGTACAAGGCTGTAAAAATTCCTATCATCGGAGTGGGTGGCATTTCCACTGGCCGACATGCTATTGAAATGATGATGGCAGGAGCCTCTGTTATTGGAATAGGAACTGGTGTTTATT
The sequence above is drawn from the Candidatus Brocadiaceae bacterium genome and encodes:
- a CDS encoding DUF3524 domain-containing protein; this translates as MGKVKQLKILALEPYYGGSHKAFLDGWIKFSQHQWTLLNLPPRKWKWRMRHSAITLTNQTAEIIRSGRDWDVLFCSDMLNLAEYKGLAHTRVQKIPSIAYFHENQLTYPIIHKQTMDYHYVFTNMTTALAATEVWFNSSFHRETFFCALQAFLKRMPDFRPLESVENIRSKSKICYPGIHQFPKRKGRHPGPMRITWAARWEYDKNPELLFNALRILKWRNIDFRLSVIGEQFRQIPDVFHSAKQEFSCFIDRWGYQQCRNDYESALLEADVFVSTAEHEFFGISVLEASAAGAFPIVPKKLAYPETLEHDNGNEDFYFDGSVNQLADRLTQLAKRIRNNTLWNGDPTRAIRIAEKFYWQPTARRLDRSLYTVFSQREEDH
- a CDS encoding HigA family addiction module antitoxin; translation: MMSTEKIKPIHPGEILLEEFLKPMGLSQNQLANDIGVPPRRINEIAHGKRRVTADTALRLAYYFKMSPQFWLGLQMDYDLDIEEDKLSKRLEKEVSIYETVHEST
- a CDS encoding ABC-ATPase domain-containing protein; amino-acid sequence: MNTLIANSKLIQTLIQLEGKPYPAYKSLKNGYQYHGYELWIDHVQGDPFAVPSKVRAKISMDTTGFPSNTYSGDSRNVALCDFLARRFFQSICQYNKDKEGSGKSSLIEIDRPGQEVLKRSSVVILGGFLEVRFLVGLPAYGRRIAGKVAAHMFSEIIPQIIHNSLYFQQNPQNKLYRHIETIEDADYIRAKLPEFNLVAFVADKAILPRASGIDQRPLRADHVVSFESCQSLRVSMDLPNHGTITGMGIPKGVTLIVGGGYHGKSTLLNALEHGVYNHIPDDGREFVITSADAVKIRAEDGRSIQNLNISPFISNLPFAQDTVAFSTLNASGSTSQAANILEAVEIGASTLLLDEDTLATNFMIRDKRMKALIAREKEPIVPFIDHIRGMYEKNGISTILVMGGCGDYFDFADVVIGMIEYRPHDLTEQARHIVKTNPLLMELHAPPLPEISRVPLAHSLDASKGKKPASIKSEGTYLLFYGIHRIQVDALEQLVHPSQLRAIGYAIYYARKYIDGKRNMHEICAQVLAKITEKGLDCLAIQEPRGDFAEFRSYELAATLNRFRKLRIK
- a CDS encoding M48 family metallopeptidase produces the protein MRGYEEMLGAIFFAYLFVILSDYWLKYLNLSRLKKQGTFIPPEFEGSIDQALLRKTRDYVIENTKYEVLLSLFQSSILLIFLFGNLFAWYNSWVVSLQMPFVLSGLLFFLFLLYADTFLTIPFKLYHTFKIENTYGFTTTTLKLWITDFIKSLMVSTILTAIVISAGLFIVQKSPHLWWFWVWCFFFAFSIIIMYLFPYVIAPIFNKFTPIEDETLKAGIQNIMKKVGIKVKQVFQMDASRRTKHTNAYFTGIGKVKRIVLYDTLVDTMNSGEILSVLAHEAGHWKKRHLLKHLIASEIIALFVMFVVHKLLQNDFLIDLFHVKESTFLAKVVIISFLGSIVSYPFSPLKNYFSRRNEFAADLFSNEITGDSRSMISTLVKLSRDNLSNLHPHPLYAAFHYSHPPVLERIRAIQKWEKNKRTG
- a CDS encoding nucleotidyltransferase domain-containing protein — translated: MSIKDSLLEKSHEINQIAARHGACDIRLFGSVSGGEDKEESDVDILVKTNEKRSPWFPGGLIADLEELLGKQVEVVTEKGLNKLITEEVLNEALSL
- a CDS encoding 3-hydroxyacyl-CoA dehydrogenase family protein, translated to MSSFFMCEHVAVKKTSSCTKKSSGFVANRLPSALFREAASIVQKGLTSPQDIDRVMKDSFRRRYAAAVIFELADIAGLEVGVEMANQIFSDLKSSPEPPQLLQEKIERGELGIKTGKGFYHWTSESAQALKQKIAAALIKILKQYCIIREDTHANSSVLKQDYPVLLFFSHF
- a CDS encoding dihydroorotate dehydrogenase codes for the protein MFLHLQDEGYNGNKLSGRARGKAATLIYRFKSIMQKVDLSVTLCSIPLRNPTILASGILGTTRALLKRVAENGAGALTIKSISTEPREGHNNPTVITFEAGMLNAVGYSNPGMHAAAREFSDLQEIGVPVIASVIGTEHEDFMRVVEGLSKIQFSAIEIPLSCPHTPGFGLLSGQGTPESTFKITSLVRKATKLPIFVKLSPNSPELCTAAKAAEDAGADAITAVNSMGPGMAINIDAQRPVLGFKVGGVTGDALRPIAVRCVYDLYKAVKIPIIGVGGISTGRHAIEMMMAGASVIGIGTGVYYRGIDVFRKVSEEMALWLQKNGYNTFRDIIGVVHD
- a CDS encoding type II toxin-antitoxin system RelE/ParE family toxin, yielding MLNRAKNLNDLKVPPSNHLEALHGNRKGQHSIRISDQWRVCFKWSDGDARNVENN